Within Roseibium sp. HPY-6, the genomic segment ATTGACGACGTCACCGATTGTGATCATGCCGCACAACTTGCCGTCTTCCAGGACCGGCAGGTGGCGGAACCGTCCTTCGGACATCATTTTCAGAACGGTGACCAGCGGATCGGACGGTGCGCAGGTTTTCACCTCGCGCGTCATCAGGCCTTCCACTTGCTGTGGAAGCGTCTGGCCTGGTGTTTCGGCAAGTTTGCGCACGATATCGCGTTCAGAAAGGATACCGATCATCCCGCCGCTTTCGTCCGTCACCAGCAAAGCGCCGATACGTTTGTCGCGCAGCACCTCGACCGCTGTCTTGACAGTATCGCTCGGTAATACGGAAAAGACGTTCGAACCCTTTTTCTCCAGAATCTTGGAAACAGTGCTCGTCGTCGATCCGAGATTTGTGTCCACGGACTGACTGACCGTCCTTTTATCCTCAGTATCGCCGCGCATGGGAGCCTGATAGGAACTGGGGGCCATGGGGACTTCCTTCTCACCGTTGAGTTCAGCGTTCGCAGCTGAAGCTTACGACAGGATATCGGAATATGATACGCCCAAAAGTCGGTGGAATTACGGTGAGTTGACCTGCTGCAGGATGAGCACGCCGTGCCTGTCATCGGAACTTGGTACTTCAGACAGCTGTTAGGACAACATGTCAGACCGCTTCGGCCGGCTCTTCCATTTTATCAAGCATCTTGCGCGCTCGCGGACACTGCAGCTTGTCGCGCAGCGGACTGTCTGGATCGACGTCTTTCTGGCACACAACGCATTTGTCGGCGCCGGAGATCGCGTTGAGTCCCCCGCAGCTTCCCTTGATGGTCTTCCCCATGAAAATGACACCGAGCGACATGCCCGCCACGACAAGCACAAGCAAAACAAACGCAATCAGGAAAGTAGCCATGTCAGTCTTCCAGGCAATGCCTGTTGATGTTTCAGTCGGCCTTCAGCAAAGTCTCGAACGCGCTGCTGGCCTTGGTAACATATGTGTTCTTGTCGCCATTTTCATCTCGGGAAATGAAATAAACGGCAATGTTGTTGGCTTCGGCGATCTCAAGTCCTCTTTCAGCCCCCAAGACGAGCATCGCGGTCGCCCAGGCGTCCGCCATCATGGCGTCTTCAGCCACAACACTCACCGATGTCGTCCAGTGCGTAATAGGCTTTCCTGTGACCGGATCGATAATGTGGGAATACCGCACGCCGTCGTGTTCCACGAAGTTGCGATAGTCGCCGGATGTCGCGAGACCCTTGTTTTCCAACGGCACGATCAGCTCGACCGCTTTTTCGCCAGGCTCCGGCTTTTCAATACCGATACGCCAGGCCTGGTCTTCCGCATTGCGCCCGGCCGTCACGAGGTCGCCGCCAATTTCAACCATGTAATTCTCGATACCGAGCGTTTTGAGTTTGCCTGCAACCGCATCTATCCCGAACCCCTTGGCGATGGCCGACAGATTGATGCCGACCTCGGGAGCGGATTTTGTAAGCGTGGAATCTGCCGCTTTGAGCAACAGCTTGTCTGCCTGACCGACAAAATTGAGTGCAGCTTCGATATCCGCATCCGAAGGCACCGGGTCTGCCGGTTCGCGCGGGCCGAAGCCCCAAAGCTCAATCAGAGGTCCGAGCGTAACGTCGAATTTGCCGTCGCTGAGCGTGTGCACTTCATTTGCAGCCGACATCACCGTCACGAAATCGCCCGATACGGAGACCGGACCGGTTTCAGAGGAGACATTGAACCGGGACACTTCCGATGCCTTGTCCCAGTTGGACATTTTGGCATTCACATCCGCAAGAACCGCTTCGACATCCCCGGCAAGTGCGCTCTCCTCAACACCTTCCGGCGGGCCGACCACCGAAATGTTGTAGGTCGTGCCCATCGTTTCGCCTGAAAGGGTAATGACTTTCGCCGGCTCATCGCCGAAACAGGCCGAAACCGTAAGAGCTGCGAGGAGGGCGAGTGTCTTTTTCATGGCATCGAACGTCGGATTGCGTGTGGTCTATTGGGCAAATCCCAAAGGATGCGTTAACCTTGCCTGGTGCATGGTGCGCACTTGGACGAACGCGTGGGCTCAGTTAGGGGGCTGATACTGTTTTTTAAGTAAGAACGCCAGTTGTTTTTCTGCCGGCATTCAAATAAATGCTGTCGCGTTGACCAATCGGTGGCGGCTTGAAAAGCGTGGGCGGCAAGTCGGATTCACCATCACCGATAGCGAACTGAAAACTGCGGTACGCTCCACATCCGCAGCGGGTTGAAGATGGACACAATTAGCATCAAAAAAGGTCTGGACCTGCCACTCCAGGGCGCGCCAGAGCAAAAGATCCACCCGGGGCAAACCGTTCGTTCGGTCGGGCTGGTCGGTTTGGATTACATCGACCTCAAGCCGAAAGTCCTGGTTCAGGATCAGGATGACGTAAAGCGGGGAACACCCCTTTTCTTCCACAAGGACAATCCCGATGCGGTGATTGTGTCCCCTGTCACCGGCCGCGTAAGAGCAATCAATCGCGGTGCCCGGCGCGTTCTGCAAAGTGTCGTCATCGAAGCCGATGACCTTGATGACAAGGGCATTGAATTCGGCGGCATTCCCGACGACGCCGACGCGGATACGGTTCGCAAATCCATCTGCGCAGCGGGTCTTTGGACGTCCTTCAAGACCCGCCCCTACTCCAAGGTGCCGCAAACGGATTCCAAACCGCTCGCGATATACGTCACAGCGCTGGAAAGCGAGCCGCTTGCTGCAGACGCCAATATGATCATCGAGGAGCGTCCGGAAGATTTTGAAAAAGGCCTCCTTGCCGTTTCCAAGCTCTCGGATGGCCCGACTTACCTGTGCCAATCACCCGGGCTTGCCTTTGATGGCGCCGGAAAGGCCGGGGTCACTTCAGTAGGCTTCACTGGACCGCATCCGTCGGGTTTGGCCGGGACCCATATGCATTTTCTGACACCACCGCGCGCCGAACAGCCGGTCTGGACGATTTCATACCAGGACGTTCTTGCCATCGGCGCGCTTGCACGAACCGGATATCTGGACCCGGCGCTTGTCGTATCCCTCTGTGGTCCGATTGCCAAAAACCCACGTCTTGTGCGCACAATCCGCGGTGCTTCGATCGAAGACCTTACGGAAGGCGAATTCGCTGCGGATGTTATACCCCGCATTCTGTCCGGCTCCGTTCTGAGCGGGCGCGAAGCGGAAGGTCCCTTGAGTTTCGTTGGACGCTATCATCGCCAGATTTCGATGATTGAAGAAGACAAGAAGCAGATCCCGC encodes:
- a CDS encoding CBS domain-containing protein; this translates as MAPSSYQAPMRGDTEDKRTVSQSVDTNLGSTTSTVSKILEKKGSNVFSVLPSDTVKTAVEVLRDKRIGALLVTDESGGMIGILSERDIVRKLAETPGQTLPQQVEGLMTREVKTCAPSDPLVTVLKMMSEGRFRHLPVLEDGKLCGMITIGDVVNYRLTELEYEALKMKQMIVG
- the nqrM gene encoding (Na+)-NQR maturation NqrM produces the protein MATFLIAFVLLVLVVAGMSLGVIFMGKTIKGSCGGLNAISGADKCVVCQKDVDPDSPLRDKLQCPRARKMLDKMEEPAEAV
- a CDS encoding FAD:protein FMN transferase, with translation MKKTLALLAALTVSACFGDEPAKVITLSGETMGTTYNISVVGPPEGVEESALAGDVEAVLADVNAKMSNWDKASEVSRFNVSSETGPVSVSGDFVTVMSAANEVHTLSDGKFDVTLGPLIELWGFGPREPADPVPSDADIEAALNFVGQADKLLLKAADSTLTKSAPEVGINLSAIAKGFGIDAVAGKLKTLGIENYMVEIGGDLVTAGRNAEDQAWRIGIEKPEPGEKAVELIVPLENKGLATSGDYRNFVEHDGVRYSHIIDPVTGKPITHWTTSVSVVAEDAMMADAWATAMLVLGAERGLEIAEANNIAVYFISRDENGDKNTYVTKASSAFETLLKAD
- a CDS encoding Na(+)-translocating NADH-quinone reductase subunit A; translated protein: MDTISIKKGLDLPLQGAPEQKIHPGQTVRSVGLVGLDYIDLKPKVLVQDQDDVKRGTPLFFHKDNPDAVIVSPVTGRVRAINRGARRVLQSVVIEADDLDDKGIEFGGIPDDADADTVRKSICAAGLWTSFKTRPYSKVPQTDSKPLAIYVTALESEPLAADANMIIEERPEDFEKGLLAVSKLSDGPTYLCQSPGLAFDGAGKAGVTSVGFTGPHPSGLAGTHMHFLTPPRAEQPVWTISYQDVLAIGALARTGYLDPALVVSLCGPIAKNPRLVRTIRGASIEDLTEGEFAADVIPRILSGSVLSGREAEGPLSFVGRYHRQISMIEEDKKQIPLGWIRPMPGKYAVQPVLGSAFAKKLYALTSNLNGGRRAMVPTGTFEELMPQDFLPTQLLRALLIKDTDAAQALGALELDEEDLGLVGFACPAKYEYGIALRECLEKIEKEG